The genomic DNA TCGTGGAAGCCAGAGAAGGAGAAGCTGTACGAACTCGACAGCGACGTCCACCTCGCCGACCCCGCGTGGATCACCCAACAGGAGAGCTGGGACCGGGCCGACATCAAGGAGGTCGCCGAGAACGTTTCCCCGTGGTTCGGGAACTCGCTCAGCGACATTCACCGCGAACCGACCGGCGAGTGGGCCGACGACTACGAGTACTACGGCCTGTGGGAGCAGTTCGCACTCGTCGCCGATATGTTCCGCGAGCGGGACCGTTACGAGGCACTCGCCGCCGAGCACGAGTCGCTCCTCTCGACGATCGAAGCCGGCCTCCCACCCGAGTCCGACCGACCGACCGCGGTTATGATCGCCGCCGCCGACATCGAGGAGATCTACACCTACACGATGAACACGCCGGGGTTCCTGACGTCGCACACTCGCCCGCTCGGCCCGCGAGACGCCTTCGAGGGAGGCGTCGAGAGCAACTCCGTCGTCGACTTCGAGACCCTCCTAGAGGCAGACCCCGACGTCATCCTCCACCTCGGCGGGATGGAACCGAACACGGACATCGCCAGACGCCGAACCGCGTTCGAAGAGGACCCGGTCGCCTCGGAGATCTCGGCCGTGAAGAACGACCGCGTCTACGCGCAGGGCGCTCGGTACCAGGGCCCGATCCTGAACCTGTTCCAGCTGGAGATGACCGCCAAGCAACTGTACCCCGACGTCTTCGGCGAGTGGCCGACCTACGAGGCGGGACCGTACCCGGAAATCCCCGAGAACGAACGGCTGTTCGACCGCCGGCGCGTCGCGGACGTCATCGACGGAGACCTCTGACCGATGCGCACGACCGGCCGATCGGAAGTCGTCGTCGTCGGCGGCGGCGTCGCCGGCCTCTCGGCGGCCGTCTTCACGGCTCGCCACGGGCTGGACACGCTCGTCCTTGATTCGGACGAGTCGATCCTCCGGCGGAACGCGCACCTCGAAAACTTTCCCGGCTTCCCCGCTGGCGTCAACGCCCGTCAGCTGCTCGACCTGCTGGAAGAGCAGGCGGCCGAAGCGGGCTGCGAGCAGGTGACCGCGACCGTCGCGACCGTCGCGGAGGCCGAGGACGAGTTCGCCGTCGAGACCGACGCCGGCGACCGATACCGCACGGAGTACGTCGTCGCGGCGACGAAGAACGCGGTCGGCTATCTAGAGGACGTCGACGGCGTCGGCGTCATCGACCGCGGGAAGGCGTACGTCGACACCGACGAGCGCGGGCGCACCGGCGTCGACGGGCTGTACGCCGCCGGCCGGCTCGCCGAAAAGCCTCATCAAGCGGCCGTCTGTGCCGGCCACGGCGCCGAGGTCGGCGTGACGATCCTCGAAGACGACGACCGGCCGTTCTACCACGACTGGACCGCGCCGGAGGGCTACTTCACCGACCGCGGGCGCGAGGTCCCTCCCGGCTGTGAGGAGATCGACGAGGCCGAACGCGCGGACCGCGAAGCGCGGTCGCTCGACGCGATGGCCGAGCGCTTCGCCGAACCCCACCCGGACGAACAGGTCACCCACCCCAGTCTCGGGGAGGAGTAGCCCCCTCGGAGAGTGCAGCCGAGTCCAGTATGGTCGGCCCCACGCTCATCGACGTCAGGGAACGCATCGAAGGCCTTGCGACCGAAGACGGCCAGTACTACGTCGTCTGTGGTCGTACGGGCGATCGGCCGGTGCCCGCGGCGGGCCATCGGTTCCCGGATCGAGCGACCGCGCGAGCCGCCGCCCGCGCCACCGAGCAGTACCGCTCGGCGCTGCGACGCTACGACCCGCAGGTCCCCTACCACGACCTGATCGTCTGTGAGGAGACGGTTCGAGATCCGACGGTGGCCCACCCGCGGAAGCCGGAGGCCGACACACCCCAACGCCGGATCCCTGACCCCGTCGCAACCGACGAGACGACGGCGGATCGGCGCGACCTGGTCGAGTTCTGTCACCGTGTGGCGGGGGCCGTCTTCGAGACGCTCTCCGAAGCGGGCTACGACGGCGTCGAAACCGCCGTTATGGACGCGTACTTCGAACTCGCAGAGACCGTCGGCGACACCGACAGGCTCTGTTTGTGCCTGCTCGAGAGTATGGCCAGCGAACTCGACGATCGCCTGTCCCCCGGAAGTCAGGCCGAACTCCTCGCCGACGCCGCGGCTCGGTTGGATTCGCCCACCGACGACGACAGTCCCCTCGATGCGACGCTTGCCGCGCTCGAACAGCGCGGAGTCATCGAGAGCTACACGCGCTCGCCGTACTCGGTCGGCCTCGACGGCGGCGCAGGAGCCGTCGTGGCGGAGATCTCGGGGTACGCGCTCTCCGCACGGGACGGCCGACTCCCCGTGCTGCCGCTGCTCCTCGAACTCTGCCGGCACCGCACCGAGCGGCCGCCACGGTCCGTTCGGGCGGCCGCCATCGACGGGGGGTGGCAATTCACGTTCGTCCTCGCGGACGCGAGAGACCAGAACGGACTCGTGAGGGCACCGATCGACGGGGAGGCGTGAAATGCCCGTCGACACCTACACCGAGCAGGCGCGAACGCGCGTTCGAGCCGAACGGGAGGCCGTCGACGAGAAACTGGACGCCTACGAGGCGTTCATCCGCCGGGTACGGGACCTACAGACCGAGCAGACACCCTCGTCGGTCGCTGGCCTCACGACGACCGCCGGGGCTGCGCACCGCTCCGCCGACGCGTCCGGTACTGATCGCTGCCGGACTGTGCGAACGGCCTTCGACGAGACGGTTCGGCCCCACAGCGTCGCAGACATCGACGAAACCGAATCCCTGCTCGATACGATCCGCGAGGAGTTCCGAGACGCGCTCGCCGTGGCGCTCGCGCCGACGACGGAGGCCTCGTTCACCCTCGAGCTCAAACGGACGGTTCTCACCGAAGCGCGGTCCCGGCGGTCAGAGGCTGCGGCGGTACAGAAGGCGCTCGGTCGCGAAGAATCACAGCTCGACGATGCGGCTGGGGTAGTCGACGACGTCACCGACTGGATCGCCGACGCGAACGAGACGCCGTTGACCGATCTCGGCTTCGACGCGCTGAAGCGGCGACACCGGAGGCTTGCCGATCATCGCGATCGCTGTGAGGACGTGGTCCGCGACCGGCAGGCGTTCCTCGGGAGGACGACGAACAACGGTGTCGACGCCGGCGTTCGCCACCGGGGGCTCGTGCCGTACCTGTATCAGACGTTCCCGGTCGACCATCCAGTGCTGGCGACGGTCGCCACGCTCGATGCGACCTGTCGAGCGTGTCAACGAAGCGTGCGAGACTCCCTGGTCCGGAGGGCGTAATCGATGAGCGATGGACCTCGTCGACGACGAACGAACGCGTGGGCGTGGGCGTACCTCGCGCTCTTCGGGGCCGGCGAGGAGGCCGACACCGAGGCGGACTCGACCGGGGCGGGTTGCGATACGACACGCGAACTCTCCGAGGGGCCCGAGACGAAATGAGCGGCGCAGACCGGCACCGACGACTGCGTGCCTGACTACGCGGTGCCTCGCTCGGGGAACCGGCCATTTATGAGCCCTGCCGACCTACTCCGGTTGTGACTGAAGAATCAGGGCGTCGGAACCTACGGATGCCCCACGGTGACGAGCTGTTCGCTGTTGTGACGGAACACAACGGCGGCAACCACGTACGCGTTCGCTGCGCAGACGGCAAGAATCGGATGGGCCGGATCCCCGGCCGGATGAAGTACCGAACCTGGATCAACGAGGGCGACGTCGTCCTCGTCGAGCCGTGGGACTGGCAGGACGAGAAGGCGAACATCGAGTGGCGCTACTCCGAGCAGGACGCCGAGCAGCTGCGCGAAGAAGGCCACATCGAGTAGTTCTCATCCGTCACGCCGACTGCCGATACAGCGCGATCAGGACGGCGATCAAGAGCACCTGAACGATTTTGTCCGCGATCCCGGGTGGCCCGAAGTCGGGGGCGTTGACGACGTACCAGACGACGATCTGTCCGGCCGTGAACGGAATTCCGAGCAGATACATCAGCCGTCGGCGGTAGTCCACCAGCACGGCGGCGACCCCGCCGAAGAACCCCACGGCGGCCACGAGGAAGGCGATTCCGAGCGGATCCGGCGCGAAGCTCACCCCGAGCCACAGGTGGATGACGCCGGTTATCGCCGACAACGCGACTCCGGCCCAGTGGAGGCCGGTCAGCGTCTCCGTTCGGAGACCGATCCCGTCTGAGGTCTGGGTTGCCATACGATGACAATCGCCGTATATCGTCTTTAATGTAGGGTCCGGGCGACGGCCCGGCGGATCGCCTCGCGAAACCGCGCGCTGCTGAACCGTTCCGACGACAGATCGGGGGGCTCGGCCTCGTCGATCGCCGCGGCCAGCAGGTCGACGGCCTCATCGACCGACTCGAACAGTCGATCGTCGCGCCGGTCGAGGATCTCGCGTTGTCCGCCGCCGTCCGGAGCGAACGCGATCATTCCGGCGGCGACGTACTCCGCGACGGACATCCCGAAGTGTTCCTCGCGCTTCAGGTTCAGTCCGTACCTGTGCGTCCGGAGCAGCGCCTCGATCCGCGACCGCGGAACGTCGCGTTCGACGGTGACGTACGACCGCTCGGCGGCGGCCGCCTCGACGCGTTCGACGTACTGCCGGTACGCTCTCGGCGCCGCGCCGACTACGTGGAGGTGCACGTCGTACCCCCGCTCGCGGACGCCGTCGACCACCCGAACGGCGTCGAGCGTCCGCTTGTCGGGCGCGATCCGCCCCACGACGACGATTCCCTCCTCCCGCTCGTCCCAGCGTTCTCGCCCGTCGATCGGATCGACCGGCGGGTGGAGCACCGCCGGTGTGACCCCGTAGATCTCTCCGACGACACCGGCCGTCCACGCCGAGTTCGCGAGTACCGTGACCCGATCGCTTTGGAGCGTCGCCCGCTTCGGACCGCCCAGTCGACTCCAGAGACGGTTCAACGGTCCCGACGAACCGTCGGCGAGCCGTCGCGTGTGAAACTGCGGGTAGTGGACGTACTGGACCGACGGGATCGAGAACGCGAACTCGTTGGCGGTGCTCACCGCGAGGTCGAACGCGTCCGCGTCGCGTTCGAAGATGCGGTGGATCAGGACGCTCCGCAGCGGCAACTGCGGCCCGAGCATCGGCGCGACCGACGAGAGCGCCCGCGCTGCGGTGACCGCCCCGGCCGGCGTTCGGACGGTCAGCGCCTCGGCGTCGAGGTCGATGTCGAACCGCCCGGCGAGGGCTCGTGGCGCCGTCTCAGAGAGCGTGTACAGCGTGACGTCGTGTGCCTCTTGAAGCGCCGCACAGGTGGTGAGACAGACGATGTCGGCGCCGCCCTGGAAGTCGAGCGTGTTGTGGACGACGGCGACCCGTGCCATACCCGACGGTCAGAGCGCCTCGTCATTATAGTAGCGTTTGCCCGTCCTCACGGCGATGTTTGTCCGTCACATTCCAGTGGCGTCTGTCCGTCAGTACAGTGGCGCAGCCGACCACACGCGATCGCGTGACCGACTCGGCGAGGACCCGCAAACGCTACTCGCCTCGGTCGGCCTCGGAGCCCCGTCCTGCCAGCGCGTTTTTGACCCCCGCGGGCGAACCGCCACCGATGAAGTGCGCGTTCGTCGGCGCGGGCGCCGTCGCCGGAAAGTACGCCTCGGGGTTCGGAGACTCGCCTCTCGAACTGGCGGCCGTCTGCGACCTCGACGCCGACCGCGCAGAGCGCCTGGCGGCGGCCCACGGCGCGACGCCGTACGCGGACCTCGACGACCTGCTCGCCGCGGAGTCCGTACCGCTGATCGTGAACCTCGCGAGCCACGCCGCCCACGCCGACGTCACGAGGACCTGTCTCGAAGCGGACCGCCACGTCTTCGGGGAGAAGCCGCTGGCGCTCGACGCCGACCGCGCGCTCGGTCTCGTCGAGACCGCCGACCGCCGCGGCCTTGCGCTCGGCTGTGCGCCGATCAACCACCGCTGTGACGCGCAGCGGCACGCCCGCTCGCTCCTCGGCGACGGCCGCCTCGGGCCGATCCGGCTGGGTTACGCCCACGCCCACGTCGGTCGTGTGACGGAGTGGCACGACCGCCCCGACTCGTTCCTCGACGTCGGGCCCCTCTACGACGGCGCGGTGTACCCGCTTTCGCTTCTGGTCTCCTGGTTCGGCCCCGCGGAGGCGATCAGGAGCGCGGACGCGCTCGACGTCTGGCCCGACCGGGAGGCGCAGACGCCCGAGCGGCCCCCGCACGTCGAGGCGACGATCCAGTTCGCGTCGGGGCCGGTCGTCCGCCTCACCGCGAGCCTCTACGCGCCCCACCGGTCGCGGGAGTTCAACAGCCTCGAACTCCACGGCGACGACGGGTCCCTGTACCTCGCCGACAGCGGCGCGCTCGCGGCCGAGCGCGACGCGGTCTCCGTCGGCGGCGCGGGGCGACCGTACGTCTCGGCGCCGCACCCGCAGCCCCGCCGGGAGCGGCGGTATCTCGGCGGTCCGGAGCGACTCGCCGACGCGGTCCGGGACGGCCGCGCTCCGACCCGCGGCGCCCGCCGCGCCGCGCACGTCGTCGCCGTCTGCAACGCCATCGAGCGCGCTGCGTCGGAAGGCTCGCGCGTTCGGCTTCCGGAGGCGGCGTCGGAAGGGGTCGACCCGGACGCCCCCCGACCGCCGCCGATCCGTCCCCCTCCGCGGGGCGCGACCACTCGACACGACCCCGAAACCGATGCGGATTCGACCGCTCGACGCGATCCGGACCGCGGTGCGGGTTCGACCGCTCCTCTCGTCCGCGACGCCGCGATACGCCTGCCGCCGGTCGGGTTCGGCTGCTCGCGGTACCGCGACGGCGAGTACGTCGACCGGATCGACGCTATCGCGACGGCGCTGGACGCCGGCTACCGCCTGTTCGACTCGGCCGAACTGTACGGCAACGAGACGCGGATCGGGGAATTGCTCGACTCGCCGGGGTCGCCCGACAGGGAGGGGCTCTTTCTCGTCGGCAAGGTCTGGAACACCAACCACGAGCACGTCGCGGAGGCGTGTCGCGGCAGCCTGGCGGAACTCGGGATCGACGCCTTCGATTCGTATCTGCTGCACTGGCCCGAGGCGTGGGCCTACCAGGGGCCGCTCTCGGACCTGGCGTCGAAGCCCGTGGCCGAGCAGGAGGCGCTGACGTTTCCCACCGACTCGGAGGGTGACCCCGAGACCGTCGACGTCTCCCTCGAAGCGACCTGGCGGCGGCTCGAACGGCTCCACGACCGGGGGTTCACCCGGACGCTCGGCGTCTGCAACGTCTCGCTCCCGCAACTCGAACGGATCGTCGAGGTCGCGCGCGTGCCCCCGGCGATCGTCCAGGTCGAGTCGCACCCGTACCGGCCCCGGTCGGAACTGGTCGAGTGGTGTCACGCGCGCGGGATCCGGGTCGTCGCGCACTCGCCGCTGTCGGCGCCGGGACTGCTCGACGAGCCGGTTCTCCGCGACGTCGCCGAGGAGCACGGCGTCGCGCCGGCCACCGTCGCCCTGGCGTTCCACGTCGACCGCGGCGTCGTCCCCATCCCCGCCAGCAACGACTCCGACCACGTCGTGGCGAACCTCGCGGCCGCGCGCGTCCGGCTGACCGACGACGACCGCGAGCGCCTCGCGACGCTCGAAGACGCGGAGTTCGAGCGGTGACGGTGGTCCGTGCGGTCCCCTCGACCCTCCGGCGCGAGTGGGCCGCCGTGGCAACGACCGTTTCGATCCTCCTGCTCGGCGGCGCGGCGCTGCTCCCGGTCGCAGTCGCCGGCACCGACTCCGTCCTCGGCCCCGGCGCGTCGGCGGTGTCTGCAGTGGGCCTCCGGTGGCTGCTGCCCGCCGCGACGGTCGCGGCCTTCGAGTTGTGGTTCTGCCTCCGGTACCTCGGCGCGAACCGTCCGGAGAACGACGACGGGGAGAGAGTCGATGCCGACGGAGGCGCGGCGGCGGACGATGCCGGCGGCGGGGACGTCTTGGACGCCGTCGACGACGGGCGCGCGGTGGACCGCGCTGACAGCCAGACAGCGGTCTACGAATCGCTCGGCGCGCCGAACCTCGTGACGCTGACCCGGGGGGCGCTCTTCGCCGCGCTGGCCGGGTTCGGCGCGCTCGCGCCCCGCCCCGGAATCGCGTGGTTACCCGCCGTTCTCTACGGGACGGGGTGTGTGCTGGACGCCGTCGACGGCTTCCTGGCGCGACGGACCGACCGCCGGACCGTCCTCGGGGCGAAACTGGACCTCGCGTTCGATACGACCGGGTTCCTCGTCGCGCCGATCGTCGCGGTGCTCTGGGGGCAGCTCCCCGTCTGGTACCTGTCGCTGTCGGCGGCGCGGTACCTGTTCAAACTCGGCCGCGGGCTGCGTCGCCGTCGCGGCAAGCCCGTTTACGACATACCGGACAGCGTCGTCCGCCGGCCGCTCGCGGGCGTCCAGATGGCGTTCATCACGGCCGCGCTCTCGCCGCTGCTCTCGCCGCTGGCGACCCGTCCGCTCGCCGTGATCGTGCTCGCGCCCTCCCTCGCCGTCTTCGCTCGCGATTACGCCGTCGTTGCGGGCTGGTACGGCGAGACAGAACGCGCATAATCCGTGACCGCGGTCGATCGGGCCCGACTCTGTTCTCAGCCGACCGCTCGAATGAGCACGAGCAGCGTCCCGACCGACGCGAGCGTGGTGAGGAACACGTTCAGCGAGGCGAACTCCTCGTCGCCGCCGAGTTCGTTCGCGAACACGTACGTCGACACCGCCGTCGGCATCCCGAGCATCACGATGACGGCCGTGAAGGTCGCGGCGCCGACCGAGAGTACCGAGAAGGTCGCCCACGCGAGCGCCGGCATGACCGCGATCTTCGTCGCGACCACCGCGCCGGTCGCGCCGACGTCGACGTTCGGAAGATCGATCTGGAGCGATGCGCCGACGCACAGCAGCGCGATCGGCAGCGCCAGCGCTCCGAGGACGTCGAGGCCGGCGGTGAGCGGTCCGGGCACCGACAGGCCGAGCGAACCGACGGTCAGCCCGAGGACGAGCGTCGCGAGCACGGGGTTTCGGGCGAGTCGGCGCAGTTCCTCCCGGATCGACGCCTCCGCCTCGTTGATCGCCGTGAGGACGACGATCGTGAGCGGGACCTGCGTCAGCGAGACCACGCCGAGGACGACGCTCGCGATCGCGGTCACGTGGTCGTCGAACGTTGCCGCCACGAGCGGGAGCCCGAGATATCCCAGGTTCGAGTGGTACGACTGGATGATCGCGACGCTCTGTCTCCCGCGGCGCTCCTGTCTCCGGTGGAGCAGCCACGCGATGGCCGCCGTCGCGAAGAGCACCGACAGCAACCCGACGAACAGGTCGGCCGTGAGCAGTTCGCCGACGGCCTGGTCGTACGTCGAGACGAAGATGAGCGCCGGGAGCGCGACGTAGTACGCGAGCGCGTTGAGCCGCTGGGTCCTGGCCTCGTCGAGCACGCCCGAGAACCGGAGGCCGGCCCCCACGAAGAGGAGCGCGAGCAGTCCGAGGAGTCGGCCGAGGACCTCCATGGGTGCTCCGAGTCGACATGGCGACTTACGTC from Halobellus limi includes the following:
- a CDS encoding DUF7260 family protein — encoded protein: MPVDTYTEQARTRVRAEREAVDEKLDAYEAFIRRVRDLQTEQTPSSVAGLTTTAGAAHRSADASGTDRCRTVRTAFDETVRPHSVADIDETESLLDTIREEFRDALAVALAPTTEASFTLELKRTVLTEARSRRSEAAAVQKALGREESQLDDAAGVVDDVTDWIADANETPLTDLGFDALKRRHRRLADHRDRCEDVVRDRQAFLGRTTNNGVDAGVRHRGLVPYLYQTFPVDHPVLATVATLDATCRACQRSVRDSLVRRA
- a CDS encoding AEC family transporter, encoding MEVLGRLLGLLALLFVGAGLRFSGVLDEARTQRLNALAYYVALPALIFVSTYDQAVGELLTADLFVGLLSVLFATAAIAWLLHRRQERRGRQSVAIIQSYHSNLGYLGLPLVAATFDDHVTAIASVVLGVVSLTQVPLTIVVLTAINEAEASIREELRRLARNPVLATLVLGLTVGSLGLSVPGPLTAGLDVLGALALPIALLCVGASLQIDLPNVDVGATGAVVATKIAVMPALAWATFSVLSVGAATFTAVIVMLGMPTAVSTYVFANELGGDEEFASLNVFLTTLASVGTLLVLIRAVG
- a CDS encoding glycosyltransferase, translating into MARVAVVHNTLDFQGGADIVCLTTCAALQEAHDVTLYTLSETAPRALAGRFDIDLDAEALTVRTPAGAVTAARALSSVAPMLGPQLPLRSVLIHRIFERDADAFDLAVSTANEFAFSIPSVQYVHYPQFHTRRLADGSSGPLNRLWSRLGGPKRATLQSDRVTVLANSAWTAGVVGEIYGVTPAVLHPPVDPIDGRERWDEREEGIVVVGRIAPDKRTLDAVRVVDGVRERGYDVHLHVVGAAPRAYRQYVERVEAAAAERSYVTVERDVPRSRIEALLRTHRYGLNLKREEHFGMSVAEYVAAGMIAFAPDGGGQREILDRRDDRLFESVDEAVDLLAAAIDEAEPPDLSSERFSSARFREAIRRAVARTLH
- a CDS encoding NAD(P)/FAD-dependent oxidoreductase, with protein sequence MRTTGRSEVVVVGGGVAGLSAAVFTARHGLDTLVLDSDESILRRNAHLENFPGFPAGVNARQLLDLLEEQAAEAGCEQVTATVATVAEAEDEFAVETDAGDRYRTEYVVAATKNAVGYLEDVDGVGVIDRGKAYVDTDERGRTGVDGLYAAGRLAEKPHQAAVCAGHGAEVGVTILEDDDRPFYHDWTAPEGYFTDRGREVPPGCEEIDEAERADREARSLDAMAERFAEPHPDEQVTHPSLGEE
- a CDS encoding DUF7475 family protein, whose product is MATQTSDGIGLRTETLTGLHWAGVALSAITGVIHLWLGVSFAPDPLGIAFLVAAVGFFGGVAAVLVDYRRRLMYLLGIPFTAGQIVVWYVVNAPDFGPPGIADKIVQVLLIAVLIALYRQSA
- a CDS encoding ABC transporter substrate-binding protein, which translates into the protein MHGKDTDETDGPTRRDYMKYGGAVIGGTLLAGCTGDAGPESTPTTDETASDTPSRTGTATEDDSYSVTMSPVGTVTFESPPETVFTRLTHHADMAFALGRGDGVTAMHAPDYYHGLWNQYVERLPGVSLDWTGLYSSWKPEKEKLYELDSDVHLADPAWITQQESWDRADIKEVAENVSPWFGNSLSDIHREPTGEWADDYEYYGLWEQFALVADMFRERDRYEALAAEHESLLSTIEAGLPPESDRPTAVMIAAADIEEIYTYTMNTPGFLTSHTRPLGPRDAFEGGVESNSVVDFETLLEADPDVILHLGGMEPNTDIARRRTAFEEDPVASEISAVKNDRVYAQGARYQGPILNLFQLEMTAKQLYPDVFGEWPTYEAGPYPEIPENERLFDRRRVADVIDGDL
- a CDS encoding CDP-alcohol phosphatidyltransferase family protein → MTVVRAVPSTLRREWAAVATTVSILLLGGAALLPVAVAGTDSVLGPGASAVSAVGLRWLLPAATVAAFELWFCLRYLGANRPENDDGERVDADGGAAADDAGGGDVLDAVDDGRAVDRADSQTAVYESLGAPNLVTLTRGALFAALAGFGALAPRPGIAWLPAVLYGTGCVLDAVDGFLARRTDRRTVLGAKLDLAFDTTGFLVAPIVAVLWGQLPVWYLSLSAARYLFKLGRGLRRRRGKPVYDIPDSVVRRPLAGVQMAFITAALSPLLSPLATRPLAVIVLAPSLAVFARDYAVVAGWYGETERA
- the eif1A gene encoding translation initiation factor eIF-1A translates to MTEESGRRNLRMPHGDELFAVVTEHNGGNHVRVRCADGKNRMGRIPGRMKYRTWINEGDVVLVEPWDWQDEKANIEWRYSEQDAEQLREEGHIE
- a CDS encoding aldo/keto reductase; amino-acid sequence: MKCAFVGAGAVAGKYASGFGDSPLELAAVCDLDADRAERLAAAHGATPYADLDDLLAAESVPLIVNLASHAAHADVTRTCLEADRHVFGEKPLALDADRALGLVETADRRGLALGCAPINHRCDAQRHARSLLGDGRLGPIRLGYAHAHVGRVTEWHDRPDSFLDVGPLYDGAVYPLSLLVSWFGPAEAIRSADALDVWPDREAQTPERPPHVEATIQFASGPVVRLTASLYAPHRSREFNSLELHGDDGSLYLADSGALAAERDAVSVGGAGRPYVSAPHPQPRRERRYLGGPERLADAVRDGRAPTRGARRAAHVVAVCNAIERAASEGSRVRLPEAASEGVDPDAPRPPPIRPPPRGATTRHDPETDADSTARRDPDRGAGSTAPLVRDAAIRLPPVGFGCSRYRDGEYVDRIDAIATALDAGYRLFDSAELYGNETRIGELLDSPGSPDREGLFLVGKVWNTNHEHVAEACRGSLAELGIDAFDSYLLHWPEAWAYQGPLSDLASKPVAEQEALTFPTDSEGDPETVDVSLEATWRRLERLHDRGFTRTLGVCNVSLPQLERIVEVARVPPAIVQVESHPYRPRSELVEWCHARGIRVVAHSPLSAPGLLDEPVLRDVAEEHGVAPATVALAFHVDRGVVPIPASNDSDHVVANLAAARVRLTDDDRERLATLEDAEFER
- a CDS encoding DUF7551 domain-containing protein; its protein translation is MVGPTLIDVRERIEGLATEDGQYYVVCGRTGDRPVPAAGHRFPDRATARAAARATEQYRSALRRYDPQVPYHDLIVCEETVRDPTVAHPRKPEADTPQRRIPDPVATDETTADRRDLVEFCHRVAGAVFETLSEAGYDGVETAVMDAYFELAETVGDTDRLCLCLLESMASELDDRLSPGSQAELLADAAARLDSPTDDDSPLDATLAALEQRGVIESYTRSPYSVGLDGGAGAVVAEISGYALSARDGRLPVLPLLLELCRHRTERPPRSVRAAAIDGGWQFTFVLADARDQNGLVRAPIDGEA